The genomic DNA GGTCACCGCTAATGCGGAACAAATTCCTAAGATTTGTAGTGCAATCGGGTTGTTTTTCGCAATTGGATCAAGCAAAAGTGCTCTTAAATTGCTTTTTGCATCAGCCATTATCTTGCCCCCGCTTTAAATTTTGCTAAGAATGGACCAAAACCGTTTTGACTAAACCAATAATCAAATGAGCCTTGTACGCCGTTTGAAGTCAAAGTTGCACCGGATAACGCGTCAATGCCATGTTCTTTGTCGGAAGAGGCGTTTTTGGCAATACGAATCGCCACATTTTGATTGTCATCAAACAGTTTTTTATCAACGAAAAATGCCTGCCAGCGCGGATTGGCAATTTCACCGCCAAGACCGGCGGTTTCACCTTGGTCATAATAGGTAATACCTTTAATGGTATTGGCATCTGGCGCGACGGAAACAAAACCATACATGGTGGACCATAAGCCGCGACCATACATCGGCAATACTACTTGGTTTACCGTACCTTGCTCATCTTTTACCAAATAAACCACGGCCTGTTTCGCCCGCACTTTTAAGCCTGCTTTATCCTGGTCAGCAGGAATCGGCTGACTAAGAGCGGTGTCTTTTATCGCCGCTTTCGGATCAAACTTTTCGGCTTCTTCTTTTGTTGCCTGAACGAAATCACCGCTTTGTAAATCCACCAAACGAGGCTCGATAAATTTG from Aggregatibacter aphrophilus ATCC 33389 includes the following:
- a CDS encoding Na(+)-translocating NADH-quinone reductase subunit C, translating into MAKFNKDSVNGTVTVVVLLSLVCSIVVSGAAVALKSKQDEQKALDVQRNILTVAGLMKEDNASVIKETYNKFIEPRLVDLQSGDFVQATKEEAEKFDPKAAIKDTALSQPIPADQDKAGLKVRAKQAVVYLVKDEQGTVNQVVLPMYGRGLWSTMYGFVSVAPDANTIKGITYYDQGETAGLGGEIANPRWQAFFVDKKLFDDNQNVAIRIAKNASSDKEHGIDALSGATLTSNGVQGSFDYWFSQNGFGPFLAKFKAGAR